A stretch of Zootoca vivipara chromosome 13, rZooViv1.1, whole genome shotgun sequence DNA encodes these proteins:
- the LOC118095637 gene encoding olfactory receptor 11H6-like: MGVHVHAREIRPTEGSPWDRISPGKINLADPFPRIEMANGTAVQEFILLGFEVEQQKQYFLLVFLAILYMLTMAENITIIAVVFLDNHLAQLPMYILLRNFSWMEMCYVSTTVPRLLFDLVSPPGFISFHACFLQFYIFFSLGNTECFFLSAMALDRYLAICHPLRYPQIMSQHSCSALVGACWVVGFMWYPIPVILISKLSFCGPNIIDHFLCDPGPILSLACPPLGNVPLVCQIFMHALFLINVLFVLLFYGIVILTLMKTSNQGTCRKAFATISFHLVVVTLFYGSLAAMYLIPSGKTHSGVSKAVTLFYTAITPFLNPLIYCLRNDQVKEAVGRLLRKKERWLRRKMVV, encoded by the exons atGGGTGTGCACGTTCATGCGCGAGAGATCCGGCCTACGGAGGGATCTCCGTGGGACCGAAttagcccaggcaagataaaccttgctgaccccttcCCTAGA ATAGAGATGGCCAATGggactgcagtgcaggaattcatTTTGCTTGGGTTTGAAGTTGAACAGCAGAAACAATACTTCCTTCTTGTCTTCCTCGCCATTCTCTACATGCTCACTATGGCTGAGAACATCACCATCATTGCAGTCGTCTTCCTAGATAACCACCTGGCTCAGCTCCCCATGTACATACTGCTGAGAAACTTCTCCTGGATGGAGATGTGCTATGTGTCCACCACTGTGCCCCGACTGCTCTTTGACCTGGTGTCTCCTCCTGGGTTCATCTCTTTCCATGCCTGCTTCCTCCAGTTCTACATCTTCTTCTCACTTGGCAACACTGAATGCTTCTTCCTCTCAGCCATGGCTTTGGACCGGTACTTGGCCATCTGTCACCCACTTCGCTACCCACAAATTATGTCCCAACATTCCTGTTCTGCTCTGGTAGGTGCATGTTGGGTTGTTGGTTTCATGTGGTACCCTATCCCAGTGATTTTGATCTCCAAGTTGTCCTTCTGTGGACCTAACATCATTGACCATTTTTTGTGTGATCCTGGGCCCATTTTGTCCCTGGCCTGCCCTCCACTCGGAAATGTTCCCCTTGTCTGCCAGATATTTATGCACGCTCTGTTTTTAATCAATGTCTTATTTGTTCTACTATTCTATGGCATTGTGATTCTCACCCTGATGAAAACCTCTAACCAAGGCACTTGTAGGAAAGCTTTTGCTACCATATCTTTTCACCTAGTTGTTGTCACACTTTTTTATGGCTCATTAGCAGCGATGTACTTGATTCCAAGTGGGAAAACTCATTCAGGAGTCAGTAAGGCAGTTACACTCTTCTACACAGCAATTACACCCTTTCTTAATCCCTTGATATACTGCCTGAGGAATGACCAGGTGAAAGAAGCCGTGGGCAGGTTGCTGAGGAAAAAGGAAAGATGGTTGAGGAGAAAGATGGTAGTTTAA